A section of the Clostridium omnivorum genome encodes:
- a CDS encoding CobW family GTP-binding protein, with protein sequence MIKLYLLTGFLGAGKTTFLTNTLEHLKGEKVGVIMNEFGKIGIDGTIIKKDGMELIEINRGSIFCSCLKISFAQAMIEMAERELDYLFVESSGLADPSNIYEILGAVTSLKGDVYDYSGAICLVDAPNFLEQINDLETVEKQLKHCHMVIVNKADLVDEDTLKKVIEKIREINNKVEIEITSFGKTDYKFLEKDLMLNQWVEGEESSNTPENKPKTLNLTYEGEITKEQLTAFIDKISGDAFRIKGFFKLEDGWNQVDVVNKKIDYKLSTTEETTSQIVIISKIGPNIIRPIFNAWEQVVGKEMKLR encoded by the coding sequence ATGATAAAATTGTATTTGTTGACAGGGTTCTTAGGAGCAGGCAAAACTACATTTTTAACTAATACTTTAGAACATTTAAAAGGGGAAAAAGTAGGAGTTATAATGAACGAATTTGGTAAGATAGGTATAGATGGTACTATCATTAAAAAAGATGGAATGGAACTTATTGAGATAAATAGAGGATCAATATTTTGCTCTTGTCTAAAGATTTCTTTTGCGCAGGCAATGATTGAAATGGCGGAACGTGAATTAGATTATTTGTTTGTAGAAAGCTCAGGCCTTGCTGACCCTTCTAATATTTATGAGATTTTAGGGGCAGTAACTTCTTTGAAGGGTGATGTATATGATTACAGTGGAGCTATATGTCTTGTAGATGCACCTAATTTTTTAGAGCAAATTAATGATTTAGAAACAGTAGAAAAGCAGCTTAAGCACTGTCATATGGTTATAGTAAACAAGGCTGATTTAGTCGATGAAGATACTCTAAAAAAAGTTATTGAAAAAATTAGAGAAATAAATAATAAGGTAGAAATAGAGATTACTTCTTTCGGAAAAACAGATTATAAGTTTTTAGAAAAGGATTTGATGTTAAATCAATGGGTCGAAGGTGAGGAAAGCAGCAATACTCCAGAAAATAAGCCTAAGACTTTAAATTTAACCTATGAAGGAGAAATTACAAAAGAACAGCTTACTGCATTTATAGATAAGATTTCTGGTGATGCCTTTAGAATAAAGGGGTTCTTTAAATTGGAAGATGGGTGGAATCAAGTTGATGTGGTAAATAAAAAAATAGATTACAAGCTTTCAACTACAGAAGAAACAACCTCACAAATAGTTATTATTTCAAAAATAGGGCCTAACATAATAAGACCTATTTTTAATGCATGGGAACAGGTAGTTGGAAAAGAAATGAAACTTAGATAG
- a CDS encoding GNAT family N-acetyltransferase, translating into MDYKIEKMTDEDWEGVAKIYLEGIKTGKATFQSEIPSYDAWNNGHVKTCRLVARKGNEVLGWGALSPTSSRCVYAGVAEVSIYIGEEYRGKGIGRTLLKALVKMSEENGFWTLQSGIIKENTASIELHKSCGFREIGIRERVAKMNNGAWHDVVLMERRSDVTGID; encoded by the coding sequence ATGGACTATAAAATCGAAAAAATGACAGATGAAGATTGGGAGGGAGTAGCTAAAATCTATCTAGAAGGTATAAAAACAGGCAAAGCTACATTTCAATCTGAAATACCAAGCTATGATGCTTGGAATAATGGGCATGTTAAAACTTGTAGGTTGGTTGCTCGTAAGGGAAACGAGGTACTAGGATGGGGAGCTTTAAGCCCAACCTCAAGTAGATGTGTTTATGCTGGTGTTGCGGAAGTCAGCATATATATAGGAGAAGAATATAGGGGGAAAGGAATAGGGAGAACTCTTCTAAAGGCTTTAGTTAAAATGTCAGAAGAAAATGGATTTTGGACTTTGCAATCAGGTATTATAAAAGAAAACACTGCAAGTATAGAACTGCATAAAAGTTGTGGCTTCAGAGAAATTGGAATAAGAGAAAGAGTTGCTAAAATGAATAATGGAGCATGGCATGATGTAGTACTTATGGAACGTAGAAGTGATGTTACAGGAATAGATTAG
- a CDS encoding MarR family winged helix-turn-helix transcriptional regulator, with protein MDNRESHYLRELIRVLVRNLGILEKDEATCCGITISQCHAIVEVGRAEEISLNELAKTLELDKSTMSRTINNLVESGLVIRELHPEDRRYVTIKLTDKGKELYKNTEGSMENYYRDIFMSVPENKRDQLLDSLKVLTDAVKKNKN; from the coding sequence TTGGATAATAGAGAAAGTCACTACTTAAGGGAATTGATTAGAGTACTTGTAAGGAATTTAGGAATACTTGAAAAAGATGAAGCAACCTGCTGTGGAATAACAATTTCACAATGTCATGCAATTGTTGAAGTTGGAAGGGCAGAAGAAATTTCCTTGAATGAACTTGCTAAAACGTTGGAATTAGATAAAAGTACAATGAGTAGAACAATTAATAATCTTGTGGAAAGTGGTTTAGTGATTAGAGAATTACATCCGGAAGATAGAAGATATGTAACAATAAAGCTAACTGATAAAGGAAAGGAATTATATAAAAATACTGAAGGAAGTATGGAAAATTATTATAGAGATATTTTTATGTCAGTTCCAGAGAATAAAAGAGATCAGCTACTTGATAGTTTAAAAGTACTAACGGATGCAGTGAAGAAAAATAAAAATTGA
- a CDS encoding putative quinol monooxygenase yields MITIVAKSEIKEGKVEEFIALAEKLINESRKEAGCISYYLNQDINNSNVLTFMEEWESKEAIALHNNSEHYKTIVPMLGKFRVSSPDVTLYERIK; encoded by the coding sequence ATGATCACTATTGTTGCTAAGAGTGAAATAAAAGAAGGTAAAGTAGAAGAATTCATAGCTTTAGCTGAAAAGCTTATAAATGAGAGTAGAAAAGAAGCCGGTTGCATATCCTACTATTTGAATCAAGATATAAATAATAGTAATGTGCTTACCTTTATGGAAGAATGGGAAAGCAAAGAAGCTATAGCATTACATAATAACAGCGAACACTATAAAACAATTGTACCAATGCTAGGGAAATTTAGAGTTAGTTCACCAGACGTAACTTTATATGAAAGAATTAAATAG
- the arsD gene encoding arsenite efflux transporter metallochaperone ArsD, whose product MKKMIVFDPAMCCSTGVCGPSVNPELLRVSTVLNNLKSKGIIVERHNLTNNPQIFVDNKEINKILNEKGIDVLPVTMVDGVIVKTNAYPTNEEFCKLLDITEDYLKPTIKKPTKGCGCKGGCC is encoded by the coding sequence ATGAAAAAGATGATTGTTTTTGATCCAGCTATGTGCTGTTCAACAGGTGTATGTGGGCCGTCAGTAAATCCAGAATTATTAAGAGTTTCTACAGTGTTAAATAACTTAAAGAGCAAGGGAATAATTGTTGAAAGGCATAATCTAACTAATAATCCTCAAATATTTGTGGATAACAAGGAAATAAACAAAATTTTAAACGAAAAAGGCATCGATGTGCTTCCTGTTACCATGGTTGATGGTGTCATAGTAAAAACTAATGCTTATCCAACTAATGAAGAGTTTTGTAAACTATTAGATATCACAGAAGACTATCTAAAACCTACAATTAAAAAGCCAACTAAAGGCTGTGGTTGTAAAGGTGGATGCTGCTAA
- a CDS encoding ArsR/SmtB family transcription factor, protein MKLNYDQNAKMIKALSDSNRLKIVDILSCGEKCACDLLEHFDFTQPTLSHHMKVLSDCGIVHCRKEGLWNYYSLNNSNCNKLMLFLMNLITDTDDCICKDKSKCDCK, encoded by the coding sequence GTGAAGCTAAATTATGACCAGAATGCAAAAATGATTAAAGCGCTATCAGATAGTAATAGACTAAAAATAGTTGATATATTGTCTTGTGGAGAAAAGTGTGCTTGTGATTTGTTAGAGCACTTTGATTTCACACAGCCCACACTTTCACATCACATGAAGGTGCTTTCTGATTGTGGTATTGTTCACTGTAGAAAAGAAGGGTTGTGGAATTATTATTCGCTTAATAATTCTAACTGCAATAAACTTATGCTATTTCTTATGAATCTTATTACAGATACAGATGACTGCATCTGTAAAGATAAATCTAAATGTGATTGTAAATAA